The genomic window atttaacaggCTGTGTATGtagttgtcttcatcttgtctcaatccATGATACAGGACTCAAGCTTACATCAGGCAAGGTAcgcagagaatttgacgaatttccttgatcctgaaacatgtggattctgatagttcgcaggaattttattaattcatcttGCGTAAATAAAGCATCTTTTGCAAGCGACCGAAAAGCTCACTTCAGTTCAGTCTAAACTTTTCGTCGACAATAagcgctgccaaagttttgttaaataacgatcgaatcttttgcttttaatgaaTTACGGTAACGCCATAGCGGCTTCAGCTGACAcgtaaataatattgaatttcccttgatggatattgtttgtggggagggacgagcctaaaaacggctgcgaaggaggctattGTCACGCTAGAACTTAGGAGAAATAGTTTGCTCCagaatttgtcacctgtcaatcattgtgactgtgccgcaccaatcagaagcccccgttcgtgggcgaacgggtttttcaaaaatagggggtcctCTTGCAaacgttccctcagtctcttgccccaactttcgcgcggccagtttgcagaaaatcggttCGAAGCTgttctgtcgaacaggaacgcttgctacgcaggctacttcCGGTGCTTTCAGAGgtatgtccgctactttacaaaactgtcaacAACCCTTCTGATTTGTTGTCTCTCCTCTTCAACATCAACTGCTCCGTTTGTAAACGCAGGCCACATCTACCTGGGCCCTGGAGACATTAAATTCCGCGTATAACTATGCTTAAcagcgggggcagctgtagtgtcaactattactagttaatATGAATGAGTTAATAAATGTTTACCTATACACCAGAGAAAATGTAACATAGCTAACATAGCTAGCTAAATTAAACCATGTTTCGGCATTCCTTTTTTGTACGAATAAATGAATATGTGAATAAATTGTGGTGTCTGATTTTTTCCAGGGACGGAAGCAAATTTGTTTGCTGGATTTCGGGCATGTCACTGTCGTGAGGGATTCTTTCGAAGGCACATGTTTGAATTTTGCGAGCCATGTGAAAAGCAAGATGGATTCAAATGCGAAAAAGAAGCCGTTACTCTTCAACCCGGTTACTGGTGGAAATGGGAGAACAatacaaacaaagaactttacaaatCCTTCAGAAAGGTCTTAGACGGGAATTCTCCTGTTGAAATCCAATCCATCATTGAGTACCCATACTCTCTTCCTCGACCACATAAGTGCCCAATATCGGAATCATGTCTGGGGGATTTTGACTCGAAATGTGATGTTGGATATGAAGGACCATTGTGTGCAGTGTGTAGTCCCGGATATTACAAACAGTTGAAGACATGCAGAGAGTGTCCATCAAAAACATGGATGATCGGACAGCTTTCCGTCATAGCAGCAGTGACTATTATAATCACTGCGGTCGTGGTTTGGAGAGGCAGGAAACAAGCCAAGAAAAAACAAGGTCGCTCCTTAGTTGATATAGTTCTTGGAAGACTAAAAATTGTTATCGGTTTCTACCAGGTAATATTTGGAGTTCTTGAAGCATTTGCATACATCAAATGGCCAGATTCTCTCTCCCTTATTGGAAAATATTCCGAGATGTTACAGCTAAATATTTTCCAGATTGCTCCTATCCACTGCCTCTTTCCAAATCTAAAAGTCAATGCTTTTGGAAGATTGTTTGCTATGCTTGGTATCAATGCTGCAGTCATCATTTTAGCAATCATTATTTATGGCATTAGGAAGGCCTTATTAACCAGAAAGACCTTCCAGAGTCGAGGggagaaagtgaagaaaatttcCGAATCAAAGCAGTTGGCCTACAGAAcagtctttttcttccttttcgtaACCTATCTAAGCACCTGCTCGAAGACAGCAAATGTTCTTCCCCTTGCTTGTCGCAAACTGTGCCTTGACGAAAACAGTGAAAAGTGCGATACGTTTCTAAAAGTTGACTTTAATATCAAATGTTCCAGCCAAGAATTCAGACGATCAGTGATTGTTGCGTACTGTAGTATTTTGTATATCATGTTTCTACCTATAGCTGCCCTGGCGGTTCTTTGGAGACACCAAAGGTCATTGAAGAAATATGGCGACGGAAGCGATGATGAAGCCACATATTCCCAGCATTCAAATCCCGAAATTGTCACAGGCTTACGGTTTTTATTCGCAAATTACAACAATCGCTCGTGGTATTGGGAACTCGTTGAAACAGCTCGAAAGGTGACCTTAACTTCAGGCATTATCCTGATAGGAAGTGAGAGCAGAGCCTATATTGGGTTGGCTTATGTTATGTCAGGTCTCTATGCTATGTTCTTTGCGTTCAAGCAGCCGATAGCAGAGCCCTCTGAGAACAAATTGATGGTTTGTTCCCTTGCTGTAACTTTCGTCAACCTTGCAATAGGTGCTGTGAGTAGAATACCAGCAGAGAGAGTACATTCCTCGGTGGACATGGACCATATCATGTTCCACGCATTGGTATTTGGAGCAAATTTTCTAGTGATTGGAATTCTTGTGAGTAAGCATTTTGTTCTCAATTGtaattaaagcaaatttagaGAGTTGGGAAGTtggcttttgattggttagCATTGTGTGATTGTGAGCTCAGAAATATCAAGCATTTTACTTTATATGAAATATCAAGCATCTTACTTTATACGAAAGATCACGtccttttaaaaataattagttGACAACTTCACGCTGTTCCGTTATCGacggttttgttttttttttgtaattgttaAAGTTGTTAAAAACTCCGCAAACTGCACCGCTACGATGAAGACACAGAAGCGATTTGTACTTTGCGGTCactattttttcaaattttcttcaaaaacaaatttatttttatagctcCCCCACAACACTCCTTTGGCTATGCATCTGAAGGGTCCCATACTTAGATTTCATACAGCGTGGGTATTAATTGGCACTTTTTACTTCGATCTATGATGTGAACACCATAATTCAATTTGCCGGATCACAAAAAAGAATTATGTCAATGTAGTGATATCTTTCAGTCAAGAGGTTggttattattaaagaaaagCCAGAGGAAACAAAAAGGGTCCGATTTCCAGATTTGGCGTCATTTGTATCTCATGGTATAATAAAGCCAAATTGAGTTTCACTGTCAAAATGAAGTTTCAACTTTTTAGCCAACTCAAACAAAGAAGCTAGGAGGCAAAGTTGAACTATTTTGAGCGTTCTTTTTTGACCTATCATGCGAGATGTGTTTATAACAAACAGGCTAAgtttttctgaaaatttccatTAAATTTCGAAAACACTGCAAGATCTTTCACCATGAATGGACTACAGTCACGCAAACAAACATCCGGGCATTAACATTTACTGGGAGAAAAAGAAAGTCGCGCATTTTTCAGAGTACCAAGCTCCGCTGTTGGGTTTTTCGTTCACTAGAGATAAAAAACAAACGTATTTCTGTACTttgtcttctgttttttttttttttttttttagtccagTACGTCACGTATATTTACCGCTTTATGAAGGAGTGGCGCAAAAATCCACAATGGTCTCTTTCGTGCTGCCTGGCATTGCTATTGCCTCTGAACGACCTCCAGAACGAAATACTAGGAATGACAGGGAAAAGTTTGTTGAAAGAACAAGTGCAAACTGGTCAGTTTAATGCGCCATCAGTATCTGGTACGCtcaaggagagtggagcagtaagctttgaccTTGTTAGCATTCATGAGTGtccgaaagagtcagttgaaccgcgatcagtcaactttgacTCTGAAGAAAGCGAAAACGGTGGCCTTAAGgaagaagaagatgatgatgatgataatgctGACAAAGTAACATTTGACCCGGAAACCGGCAGTCTGTTGTACTTAGGCCCTTCAATAATGTAACCCGACAGCATGCGAGGGCCTCATTTGATCGTGAAATCGTTATCAGGAAAAGATTAAGTCAAAACCCAAGGTCCTTACTACGTGCTTTCAATTTATACTTTCGATATTCTGCTTTTAAGACTGTTTATCGTTGAAAAAGCTATGTTAAACTGGCCGATCGTTAGAAATGATGTATACTTGACTCATTCTTTCCTGACTAGAATGGATGAGGGAGCCTTAGATAATCTAAATCGCTGATCGGAATTCCTTACCATGTAGTATTATAAACTAAGATACAATGAACATATGATTGAAGAAAAAGTACAGAAACCGGGATCAGTTTCAGCAGTTTTCAAGAACCCTCAGGTCTTGTGAGCAGCTTCACCTTGCTTTGCATTGCCAACCCCGATGTCCAATAATCTCAATAATATCGCACTTTAGAAGAATCTAATAATCTGGAGCATCCATTTCTGATCAATGAATAAGCTCAGGAGTAAACAAAATCAGTCAGTTTAGTTTTGAGTTTGGCTGTGGCATCATAAAACAGGGTAACTGAAAGAGAACGTACTGCGTTTAACAGTATCTTTGTCATCTtctttaaattaaaacaaagcGATTTTATTGGATGAACCATGATTATTACGCTTTCCAAACATAGAATCGTGTTCGCCTTTGTTGACGAAACTGAGACTCGATGGTGAGGATGGACTCTCCCGATTATGGAAtgctaacaaaaaaaaaattaaacatacTGATTTGTGCAATTTGTTTCCCAAAGTTATGCCTGTTCAAGTCTACTTATATTGTTACCGCTCAGGGTTTTCGTGTGAGGCCGGAGGCCGGACGTTTTCGTCCGTTTGCTTACCATTTCACTTTTGGTACTTTGACCCTATAGATTTAAAGATTTGTtggcctctttttttttttttttttttttggacttgAGTATATCTCAGGAAGCCATGGGCTGACGAAAGACAAGACAATCACGCGCAATAAACCCTCCAAACTAACAAGAAATCACCAGGTCTTCTTGAGGGTTCGTTCCTAAGGCACTTGCAGTCGGCCCTACAACGGAAAATAACAATGTCCGATACTTTCATTATCAAATCCGGTACTTTGAAAAACTATCGAAAACCCTGACGGTTGAAGTCTTTTGGGAAGTTCACAAACTTTAAGGTCGGTAGCTTCCAAAATGTCGCATAGAATTGTCATTATAGTACTTACCGTAAGAGATTATTAGGAAGCATCTtatattagtaataataataataataataataataataataatcactttatttaagtctcaaggttatttagagaagcacaagtgctctactaattggggagactaaaaatcaagtgaaaccagaacaaaatcaaatcaaatgttggtttttgaggagaggggaaaaccggagtacctggccAAGAACCCCACGGAAACTCAACCCGCATGTGGCGtcaaatccgggaatcgatctctggccacattggtggaaggtgagtgctctcacttctgcgccagccctgctccccagTTGTCATTTTTGGTGATAGTATTTTAATTAAGAAACCTGGTAGTGATTATGAATGCATATCGCGTACGTTTGTAAAACTGCGGTATATTTTAGTAGTTTATTCATTTCTTGTGTTGCCAGAGAGCTGTTTCGCCTCGGAAACAAAATGCTTCATTGTAGTAAGAAAGATATGATGTACTTAAacgtgaaaacaaaaataaaatttataagCCTGGAGCAATATTTTTCCCTCTTCTCTGGAGACACTAATAAATAATACCACGTCAGATGGGGACAGTGAAACCCGGACACTAGGGATAGATTGAAAGGGTTACGTTGCCTGGGTAGCATGCATCCATGAAACAATTTTTCAGACTTCCTTAAAAAGATAAGgacaaaaattaagaaaaaagcaTGGATAATAACATCACCAAAATGATGATGGACTAGTCTTAGCTCACAGAAAGATACTAAAGCATGGGCTAAATATAACTTAAATACTATTACCTAAATGGTAAGCGCGTAAGATTTCTATGCAGGACTGGACCCGTGATCTGAGGAATCAAAAACGAACGAGCGAGACTGCGTTTGAGTTTGTGATCCTTCATGACTCTTGGATAAAACCAACCATGAAGTAGTTTCtttaattatacatgtaatgAGATATTACAGATAAGTGTTAACAACTATCAGTTGAGcggtgaaatcaacacacacCACAAGGAGTTGCAAAAGATTTTATTCGAgatatctttgtttttttgtttaatttcatAGCCGTTCATAATTCTTCCTCTTTAAACGATGCGTGAACCGTGAACCGTgaattgctttttttaatttctcctGAAATGTGAAATGTCCTTTGTTTTCCTCGTGAAACGTGATTTTGGTAATCACCGTGAGCCGTGATTTTTGACAAACCcgtaaaatgagaatcgggcgATTAATTCACCGTGAACAGTataattttgtttcatgtttttatttgtttgtttgttgttgttgctagtttttcttttttttttgagggagCAGGAGCCCGATAAATTATAACAGTAGAGTGTAAATACAACTCGGCAGTGAAAGGTAAACATCACTGAAACGTGAGCCTTCGACAAGTGGCCTCACTAGCCTTGCCGGCTTCGCTGGTCAATCAACAAGGCGGAAACTATTAAATATATGTAGCTCGGAAAACGTCCCGGAAGGTTGTGAGATTCGTCCCAACGTAGCCCTTCTCAAAACTGGCCACCATAGCACGCAATGAACTTAGTTCATAAtcttcgttgttgttgttgttttttgttttttttttggtttgttttttttttgttgtttttttttttgtttttgtttttttgtttttttctgcttaCTGGCTATCGTACG from Montipora foliosa isolate CH-2021 unplaced genomic scaffold, ASM3666993v2 scaffold_474, whole genome shotgun sequence includes these protein-coding regions:
- the LOC137989805 gene encoding putative leucine-rich repeat-containing protein DDB_G0281931, which translates into the protein MQDYLRHILHRAGFANQYDNSGLKLLPCPRGTFVNIADTSRFPRCTDCPAGGYYSDTAAFVADSCRKCPNGTFVHTNKAPGKNSFDCSACPQGTEANLFAGFRACHCREGFFRRHMFEFCEPCEKQDGFKCEKEAVTLQPGYWWKWENNTNKELYKSFRKVLDGNSPVEIQSIIEYPYSLPRPHKCPISESCLGDFDSKCDVGYEGPLCAVCSPGYYKQLKTCRECPSKTWMIGQLSVIAAVTIIITAVVVWRGRKQAKKKQGRSLVDIVLGRLKIVIGFYQVIFGVLEAFAYIKWPDSLSLIGKYSEMLQLNIFQIAPIHCLFPNLKVNAFGRLFAMLGINAAVIILAIIIYGIRKALLTRKTFQSRGEKVKKISESKQLAYRTVFFFLFVTYLSTCSKTANVLPLACRKLCLDENSEKCDTFLKVDFNIKCSSQEFRRSVIVAYCSILYIMFLPIAALAVLWRHQRSLKKYGDGSDDEATYSQHSNPEIVTGLRFLFANYNNRSWYWELVETARKVTLTSGIILIGSESRAYIGLAYVMSGLYAMFFAFKQPIAEPSENKLMVCSLAVTFVNLAIGAVSRIPAERVHSSVDMDHIMFHALVFGANFLVIGILVIQYVTYIYRFMKEWRKNPQWSLSCCLALLLPLNDLQNEILGMTGKSLLKEQVQTGQFNAPSVSGTLKESGAVSFDLVSIHECPKESVEPRSVNFDSEESENGGLKEEEDDDDDNADKVTFDPETGSLLYLGPSIM